Part of the Verrucomicrobiota bacterium genome is shown below.
TTGGTGGGGGCGTTGATCATCGCGGTGCTCAACAACGGGCTGACGTTGATGAACGTGTCGTTCTACTGGCAGTTGGTGATCAAAGGGGCGGTGATCATCCTGGCGGTGATGCTCGACAAATTGCGCACCCGCGGCCAGCCCACGTAGCCCGCAAAAATTCTTTAACCGCGGAAG
Proteins encoded:
- a CDS encoding ribose ABC transporter permease → LVGALIIAVLNNGLTLMNVSFYWQLVIKGAVIILAVMLDKLRTRGQPT